In Streptomyces sp. 71268, the DNA window GCGTCTTCTACCAGGCGTCCTCGCGCGACCCGCAAGGCGTCGCGGTACGCCGCAGGTTCGGCTGGGCCCCCGCCAGCAAGGGCGAGCCGGGCGACCTCACCAGCCTGGAGGACGAGCGACTCGGCGCGGCGGCCACGGCGGCCGGCCGGGGGGAGGAAGCCGCGACGGTCGCGGGCGGCAGCCGGATCGTGGCCGCGGAGATCGAGCGCCCCCGGGTTGGCCCCATGCGGGACATCGTCGCCACCATCCAGCCCGAACAGGACAACCTGGTACGGGGCGCGTTGGCCGACTCGGTGTGCGTGCAGGGCGCTCCCGGCACGGGCAAGACGGCCGTCGGCCTGCACCGCGCCGCCTACCTGCTCTACACCTACCCCCAACGCATCCAGCGCGGCGGCCTGTTGGTCGTCGGGCCCAACCGCACCTTCCTGCGCTACATCGCCGAGGTGTTGCCCGCGCTCGGGGAGATCGACGTCCGCCAGTGCACGGCCGAAGACCTCATCGACCGCTTTCCGGTGCGCGCCGAGGACCCCCCGGACGCGGCCGCCGTCAAGCACGACCCCCGCATGGCCGAGGTCCTCGCGCGCGCCCTCTACCGGCGTGTGCGCCCACCGGGCGAGTCGCTGGCCATCCCCGACGGCACCTACCGCTGGCGGGTGGACGCCGACGAACTCGCCGAGATCGTCGCCCAGGTGCGGGAGCAGGCCCCGCCCTACGCCACGGGCCGAGACTGGGTGCTCTCGCGCACCATGGAACTCGTCCGCCGCCAGGTCGAGCGGCGCGCGGGCCCGCCGCCTCAGGAGTGGGTGCGCCGCATGAGCCGCTCCCGCGCCGTCAAGGCGTTCCTGGACGCCGCCTGGCCCGTGGTGCGGCCCGAGGAGGTCGTCGCCGAACTGCTGAGCGCGCCCGACGTGATCCAGACGGCCTCGGACGGGCTGCTCTCGCCTGCCGAACAGGCCGCGCTGCGCTGGACCAAGCCGCCCCGCTCGGTCAAGAGCGCCCGTTGGTCGGCGGCGGACCTGGTGCTCATCGACGAGGTGGCGGGCCTGATCGAACGCCCGGGCAGCTTCGGCCACGTGGTGGTGGACGAGGCGCAGGACCTGTCGCCCATGCAGTGCAGGGTGCTGGCCCGGCGCAGCGACTTCGGCTCCCTGACCGTGCTGGGCGACCTGGCTCAGGGCACCACGCCCTGGGCGGCGCGGAGTTGGCCGGAGCACCTGGCGCATCTGGGCAAGCCGAACGCCACGGTCGCCCCGCTCACCACCGGCTTCCGGGTGCCGGCCGCCATCGTGGCCGTGGCGAACGCCCTGCTGCCGCACCTGGCGACCCAGGTGCCGCCCGCCCGCTCGCTGCGGAGCGACGGGGAACTGCACGTCCACTCCGTGGCCGACGCCATGGCCGGCACGGTGGCGGCGGTGCGCGCCGCGCGGCGCGCGGCCGGTTCGATCGGGGTGATAGCCGCCGACGCCGCCGTGCCCGACGTGCGCCGGGCCCTGGTGAAGGCGGGCATCGCCACGGCCGAGCCCGACGAGGCCGACCCGGCGCGGCGGGTGACGGTGCTGCCCGCGTCCCTGGCCAAGGGGTTGGAGTACGACCAGGTGGTCGCCGTGGAGCCGGCGGCGATCGTGGCGGCCGAGCCCCGCGGGCTGCACCGGCTGTACGTGGTGCTCACCCGAGCGGTGTCGGGGCTGCGCATCGTGCACTCCCACCCGCTGCCGCAGGCCCTGGGCACGCTGCGGGCCCAGCCCGGGACCGAACCCTCGACCGGAGAGGGATAGCGCCCGCGGCAACGGGGAACGCGCAGCCCAGACAGGCGCGGTCGGACAGCCACCGGGGGCCGAGGATCACCGGGGGCGGACCGGACCACACAGAAGCGGGAGGGTTGGTAGACCAGGCGAGCCAGGCCAGCACCCGAACCAGGCGAGCCACCCGAGCCAGACGAGACGAGTCGGGCGAGGCAGGCGGAACGCGGACCGGCAGAGGAATGAATATGCGGGTAAGGGTAGAAAAGGGCTCATGGACTGGTTGACCCGGCTGCCGTGGATCGGCCCGATCGCGGGGCGGCTGATGCGTACGCACGCGTGGCGCACGTACGAGACCCTGGAGCGGGTTCACTGGACGCGGCTGGCCGCCGCCATCACCTTCATCAGCTTCCTCGCGCTGTTTCCGCTGATCACGGTGGGGGCGGCCATCGGTGCCGCGGTGCTCAGCGACGCCAGCATGCGCGAACTGGAGGGGAAGCTGGCCGCCCAGGTGCCGGGCATCTCGGGGCAGCTCGACCTCAGCGCGCTGGTGGAGAACGCGGCCACGGTCGGTGTCCTGGCGGGTGCGGCGCTGTTGTTCACCGGCATCGGCTGGGTCGGTTCGCTGCGCGAGTGCCTGCGGGCCGTGTGGGAGCTGGACGACGAACACGACAACATCGTGCTACGCAAGCTCAAGGACGGCGGCATCCTGTTGGGCCTCGGCGGAGTGGCCCTTGGCTCGTTCGCCGTCTCCACCTTCGCGGTCACCGCGGTGGGTTGGGCGGCCTCGAAGCTGGACATCCCCGAGGACGGGGTGGGGAGCTGGCTGCTGCGGCTGGCCGCGTTCGCCGCCGCGGTCGGCGCCGACTTCCTGTTGCTGTGCTACGTCCTGACCTGGCTGCCGGGCGTCACCCCGCCCCGCCGCGCCGTCGTCGTCGCCGCGCTCATCGGCGCGATCGGCTTCGAACTGCTGAAGTCGCTGCTGAGCGGCTACATACAGGGAGTGGCGGCGAAGAGCATGTACGGGGCGTTCGGCACCCCGATCGCACTACTGCTGTGGATCAACTTCACGGCCAAGCTCTCGCTGTTCTGCGCGGGCTGGACGGCGACCCCCTCCAAGGCCCACGAGGTACCCGCGCCCCCCGAGGCGACGGCCGATGACCAGCCCGGGCCGACAGAGGCGGCGCCAGGGCCGGCCGAGGGGAAGGCCGGACCGGAGGGGCGGGTCCGGCTGACCAAGGGAGCCCACGCGGACCCCACACACGGCGAGCCCGTACGCACGGGACCCGCGACCACGGAAGCGGTGCACGCGCGAGCGACGCCGGAAGCCGCGGACGTCGTACGGGCGCGACAGGACGCGGCGGACGCCGGTCACGCCGCGGACCCGACGGGCGCGGCCGGCTTCCCGACGGGCGCGGCCGGCGCCCCGGCGGAGCGGGAGCGCGAGCCGGGGACCCGGGAAAGGCCGGGCCCCGGGAGCGGCTAGCCGTTTCGCCCGGGGCCGGGCCGAGAGGGTCCGGTGGGACGGCCCCGGGTTGGGACGTCAGGGGCGGGAGCGGCGGCGGACCATGTCGGGCAGGGGCCAGCGGCGGTGTACGGCGTAGGCGGCTGCCGCGAGGAGGGCCAGCGAGCCGCCGGCGATGCCCGCGGCCGTCCAGGCTCCGCCGCCCGCGCCCTCGCCGCCGGCCGGGACTGCGGCGTTGGCCTGCTGGTGGCTGTTCTTGCCGCCGCCGGCCTCCCCGCTCTTCTCGTCCGCCGCGGCGTCGGCCACCCCGTCGGGGCCCGGCGCCACCAACGTGCCCACCGGTTCGACGGCGTCGGCCGCCTTGAAGCCCCAGTCGAAGAGCTTCGCGGTCTCCCGGTAGACCTCGTTGTGCTCTTTCTTCGCGGGGTTCATGACGGTGACGAGCAGCACCCGGTCGCCCCGTTCGGCGACGCCGGTGAAGGTGGCCCCGGCCTGCGTGGTGGAGCCGTTCTTGACCCCGGCGATGCCCTGGTACGGGTCCAGGTCGGTGTCGCCGGTGAGCAGCCGGTTGGTGTTCTGGATCTCAAAGTGCTCGCGCTTGGCCTTCTTCGTCTTCTTGTCCTTCTTCACCTCACCGGGGAACTTGGCCCGCGCGGTGGACGCGTACTCGCGGAAGTCCGCCTTGCGCAGCCCGGAGCGGGCGAAGAGCGTCAGGTCGTACGCGCTGCTGACCTGCCCCTTCTCGTCGTAGCCGTCCGGGCTGACGACATGTGTGTCGCGCGCGTTCAGCTCGTCGGCGTGGGCCTGCATGTCGCGTACGGTCTGCGGCTTGCCGCCGTTCATCGCGGAGAGCACGTGCACGGCGTCGTTGCCCGAGCGGAGGAAGACGCCGAGCCACAGGTCGTGCACCGAGTAGGTGTACTTCTCCTTGACCCCGACCAGGCTGCTGCCCTCGCCCACGCCCGCCAGGTCGGACAGCTCCACCTTGTGGGTCTGGTCCTTGCGAAACTTCGGCAACAGCGTGTCGGCGAAGAGCATCTTGAGCGTGCTGGCCGGAGGCAGCCGCCAGTGCGCGTTGTGCGCGGCCAGCACCTCGCCCGACTCGGCGTCCGAGACCATCCACGACCGCGCGGTGAGCCCCTTCGGCAGCGGCGGCGCGCCCGCCTTGAGGCGTACCTGGGTGCCGGGTTTGCCCAGTTGGGTACCGCCCACGGTGGACATCGCGGCCGGCGGCTTCGGCTCCTTGGACTCCTCCTTCCGCGGCCCGTCATCGGCGAGCGCGGGGTGTGCCGTGGCGAGCAGGCACGAGGCCAGCAGCGCGGCGACCGCCGCGGCGCGCCCGCGCCCGTGGGAGCGCGGAGGCGGGGGAGGGGCGTCGGCGGTGCGCGGAGCGCGGGGGGTACGCGAGGTACGGAAAGTCGTCGGCACGGACGTGAACGTATCGGTAGCGGTACGGGGCGTCACCGGCGCCTCGGGAGAACGCGACCCTCCCACCGGCTCCGTGGAGTGGTTCCGCATACTGGAAGCCATGAAGCTCAGCCGCCCCGTGTCCTGGTTCCTGCTCGCGTTCGGGGCGTGGAGCTGGTGCATTTGGTTCACCTTTGTAAAAAACCTCTGGAAAGACTCAAGCGGACTCGCCTTCGACGAGTCCGGCGACCCGACCACGTACTTCTGGGTCCATCTCGCGCTCGCGATCACCTCGTTTCTCTTGGGGACGGGGATCGGGGTGCTCGGGTTCCGTGGCGTGCGGGCCCTGCGGCGCGAAGGCGCCTCGACGTAACGGAAGGATGGGGGGATGGTCGCCGTCTTCGCGCTGGTCGCGCTGCTGATCGTCGCACTGCTGGGGGGCGTGCACTGGTACGTCTGGCGCCGCATGGTGCGCGATGTCACTGCGGCGGGTGGCTGGCCGCGGCGCGTCGGTACCTGGGCGGTGGTCGCCCTGCCGTTGCTGAGCGTCGGGGCTCTGGTCAGTGGGCGCGCGGGCGCCCCGTTCACCGTGCAGCGGGTGCTGGCCTGGCCGGGGTACATGTGGCTGGCGACGCTGCTGTACCTGACCCTCGCCCTGATCGTCGGCGAGGCGGTCCGGCCGCTCCTCCTGCGGGCCCTCGAACGGCGCGCGAGACGCGCCCCGACCACACCCCCCACCACCACGACCGCCTCCACCACGACCGCCTCCGCCGGGCCCCCCGCCACGGCCACCCCCGCCACGGAGACCGTCACCGCCTCCACTCCCGTGGCCACCACCACCGCACGCCCCACCGCGCCGGCCACCACCACGACCAGCGGCGCCCCCACCACTGCCGCCACACCCGCCCCGTCCGGCACCGCCACCGGCCCTGCGAACGCCACCAACAGCGCTAACGCCACCGCCAGCCCGGACGCCACCGTCGCCGCCGCCATCCCGGACCGTGCCACCACGCTCGCCCCGGACGGGGTCACCGCGACCGCCCCCGCCACCACCCGGCCCCAGGCCACCGCGTCCGGTGCGACGGACGCCCCCACCCCGGACCGCACCCCCACCTCAGACGAGGCCACCCCGAACGGGGTCACCCCGGACGGGGCCACGCCAGACGAGGCAAACTCGGACCAGGCACTCTCCGACCAGGCAACCTCGGACCAGGCCGCCCCGGCCGCGGCCCAGACCTCGCGGCGGCTGTTCGTCGCGCGGACCGTGGCCGCGGGGGCGGGGGCCGTCGCCGCCGCGACCGTGGGGTACGGCACGTACAGCGTCTTCCGTGGCCCGCGCGTCAAGCGGATCACCGTGCCGCTCGCCAAGCTGTCCCGGCAGGCGCACGGGTACCGGATCGCGGTGGTCAGCGACATCCACCTGGGCCCGATCCTGGGCCGGGCGCACACCCAGCGTGTGGTGGAGACGATCAACCGGGTCAACCCGGACCTGGTGGCCGTGGTCGGCGACCTGGTGGACGGCAGCGTGGCCGACCTGGGGCCCGCCGCCGAGCCGCTGCGACACCTGCGGGCGCGGGACGGCTCGTTCTTCGTCACGGGCAACCACGAGTACTTCTCCGGCGCCGACGCGTGGGTGGACCACGTGCGCGAGCTGGGCCTGCGCCCGTTGGAGAACGAGCGCACCGAACTGCCCGGCTTCGACCTCGCCGGGGTCAACGACGTGGCGGGCGAGGACGAGGGCAAGGGCCCCGACTTCCGGCAGGCGCTCGGGGACCGCGACCGGGGCCGCGCGGCCGTGTTGCTCGCGCACCAGCCCGTGGTCATCTACGACGCCGTGCGGCACGGCGTGGACCTCCAGCTCTCCGGCCACACCCACGGCGGGCAGCTCTGGCCCGGCAACTACCTCGCGGAGCTGGCCAACCCCACGGTCGCGGGGCTTGAGCGGTACGGCGACACCCAGCTCTACGTCTCGCGCGGCGCGGGCGCGTGGGGCCCGCCGGTGCGCGTGGGCGCGCCGCCGGACATCACGGTCGTCCAACTCGCCTCCCCGCACGCCTAAAGCGTTCGTTCCGCATTTCGCCGCGCACCCGATCGGACGGCTTACTTCCCTTCCTTATCCCCCTCCGGCGCATTGGTCTGAGCCTTTACGCGCCACGCCTCCGTGCCCGTACCACATACCCGTAACCACGCCCCGAACCGCCCGCCCGTAGCCGCGCACTCCGCACCACAAGCCGGCGCCACGAGCGCCCACACCGCTCCGCTTCGCAAACCGGCACCGTGTCACAGCCGCAAGGACTTTCGTTTATCGGGGCGTCGCCGGCGGTGAAATGGCGGCGGTTCGGGAGATATGTTGGCCGCTGCCGAGTGACTTGCCCTCTTTGTGGTGCGGATCGGCCCCTCTTTAGCCCCGGAACGGCGAAACCGCGTCCTTTGCCCGCCTCTTCCGGTATCTCCGTGGACCGCCGCGTCGAGATGCGGGCGGAAAGGCCCTTTCCGGGGGCGGGCCGCTTACCGGTGCGTGGTTGCCGCACCGTACGCATGCGTAAAGCGGTCAAATCCCCGACGGGAAAAGAAGGTTGCTAGCGCATGCGTCAGCCGTGTGATTGGGTGAAGCGCATTGTTGAGCGGGGAACAGGTTGCGGGTTTGTCGCATGCGCCTGCGATTTCTTCCCCGGGTTGTGAAGTGCCGGAGGGGGCGCGGGATGCGATGGGTCGGCAAGCGATGTCTTGCTTTGGGGTGGGCGCTGGGTGCCGTGGTGGCCGGTTGGGGCGTGAGCGGCTGTGACGTCCTGTCCTCGTCGGACGACGACGAGCCGATCACGGTGGGCACGGCCGACCCGGTGACCACGCTCGACCCGGCGGGCGCGTACGACGCGGGCTCCTGGGGCCTGTACAGCAACGTCTTCCAGTCGCTGCTGACCTTCCGGACCGAGAGCCCGAAGCCGGTGCCGGACGCGGCGAAGAGATGCGACTTCGCCGGCGAGGAACTGCGGACGTACATCTGCGAGTTGCGGCCCGGCCTGCGCTTCGCCGGCGGTCGCGACATCACGGCGGAGGACGTGAAGTTCTCCTTCGACCGGATCGTCGCCATCAACGACCCGCGCGGCCCGATGTCGCTGCTGACCAGCCTCAAGTCGGTGGAGACTCAGGGCGATGACAAGGTGATCTTCCACCTCAGGTCGGCCGACGCGACGTTCCCGTACAAGATCGCCACCGGCGCCGGCTCCATCGTGGACCGGGAGAAGTACAGCCCCGACAAGCTGAGCACCAGCGAGGACGTGACGGGGTCCGGGCCGTACGTGCTCAAGAAGTACGAGCCCGAGAAAATAGCCGAGCTGCGCCCCAACGGCGATTACCAGGGCGCCATAAAGGACACCGGAAAGCCCGTCACGGTCCGCTACTTCGCGGATTCGGAGGCCCTCCGGGACGCCTGGAAGAAGAAGGACGTGGACGTCGCCGCGCGGCAGTTGCCGGCCGCCTACGTGCGTTCGCTTTCCGCGACCGACCCCGCCATGAAGGTGATGGAAAACCCGGGCGCCACCACCGGCAATCTGGTCTTCAACGTGCGCGAGGGATCGGCGCTGAAGAACCCCGCCGTGCGCCGGGCCATTGCCGCCACCGTCGACCGGGGCGAGATCATCCGCAAGGCACACAGCCGCACCGTCGATCCGCTCT includes these proteins:
- a CDS encoding AAA family ATPase, with protein sequence MVESARRQVTLGEDVSGDGASAEVLGRYLRGYARQMAEEPEAPLFFGRLDFDTAPSTGDHRGQRYYIGRRHIAADATATPMVIDWRAPVSRVFYQASSRDPQGVAVRRRFGWAPASKGEPGDLTSLEDERLGAAATAAGRGEEAATVAGGSRIVAAEIERPRVGPMRDIVATIQPEQDNLVRGALADSVCVQGAPGTGKTAVGLHRAAYLLYTYPQRIQRGGLLVVGPNRTFLRYIAEVLPALGEIDVRQCTAEDLIDRFPVRAEDPPDAAAVKHDPRMAEVLARALYRRVRPPGESLAIPDGTYRWRVDADELAEIVAQVREQAPPYATGRDWVLSRTMELVRRQVERRAGPPPQEWVRRMSRSRAVKAFLDAAWPVVRPEEVVAELLSAPDVIQTASDGLLSPAEQAALRWTKPPRSVKSARWSAADLVLIDEVAGLIERPGSFGHVVVDEAQDLSPMQCRVLARRSDFGSLTVLGDLAQGTTPWAARSWPEHLAHLGKPNATVAPLTTGFRVPAAIVAVANALLPHLATQVPPARSLRSDGELHVHSVADAMAGTVAAVRAARRAAGSIGVIAADAAVPDVRRALVKAGIATAEPDEADPARRVTVLPASLAKGLEYDQVVAVEPAAIVAAEPRGLHRLYVVLTRAVSGLRIVHSHPLPQALGTLRAQPGTEPSTGEG
- a CDS encoding D-alanyl-D-alanine carboxypeptidase, translating into MHQLHAPNASRNQDTGRLSFMASSMRNHSTEPVGGSRSPEAPVTPRTATDTFTSVPTTFRTSRTPRAPRTADAPPPPPRSHGRGRAAAVAALLASCLLATAHPALADDGPRKEESKEPKPPAAMSTVGGTQLGKPGTQVRLKAGAPPLPKGLTARSWMVSDAESGEVLAAHNAHWRLPPASTLKMLFADTLLPKFRKDQTHKVELSDLAGVGEGSSLVGVKEKYTYSVHDLWLGVFLRSGNDAVHVLSAMNGGKPQTVRDMQAHADELNARDTHVVSPDGYDEKGQVSSAYDLTLFARSGLRKADFREYASTARAKFPGEVKKDKKTKKAKREHFEIQNTNRLLTGDTDLDPYQGIAGVKNGSTTQAGATFTGVAERGDRVLLVTVMNPAKKEHNEVYRETAKLFDWGFKAADAVEPVGTLVAPGPDGVADAAADEKSGEAGGGKNSHQQANAAVPAGGEGAGGGAWTAAGIAGGSLALLAAAAYAVHRRWPLPDMVRRRSRP
- a CDS encoding metallophosphoesterase, with product MVAVFALVALLIVALLGGVHWYVWRRMVRDVTAAGGWPRRVGTWAVVALPLLSVGALVSGRAGAPFTVQRVLAWPGYMWLATLLYLTLALIVGEAVRPLLLRALERRARRAPTTPPTTTTASTTTASAGPPATATPATETVTASTPVATTTARPTAPATTTTSGAPTTAATPAPSGTATGPANATNSANATASPDATVAAAIPDRATTLAPDGVTATAPATTRPQATASGATDAPTPDRTPTSDEATPNGVTPDGATPDEANSDQALSDQATSDQAAPAAAQTSRRLFVARTVAAGAGAVAAATVGYGTYSVFRGPRVKRITVPLAKLSRQAHGYRIAVVSDIHLGPILGRAHTQRVVETINRVNPDLVAVVGDLVDGSVADLGPAAEPLRHLRARDGSFFVTGNHEYFSGADAWVDHVRELGLRPLENERTELPGFDLAGVNDVAGEDEGKGPDFRQALGDRDRGRAAVLLAHQPVVIYDAVRHGVDLQLSGHTHGGQLWPGNYLAELANPTVAGLERYGDTQLYVSRGAGAWGPPVRVGAPPDITVVQLASPHA
- a CDS encoding ABC transporter substrate-binding protein translates to MSGCDVLSSSDDDEPITVGTADPVTTLDPAGAYDAGSWGLYSNVFQSLLTFRTESPKPVPDAAKRCDFAGEELRTYICELRPGLRFAGGRDITAEDVKFSFDRIVAINDPRGPMSLLTSLKSVETQGDDKVIFHLRSADATFPYKIATGAGSIVDREKYSPDKLSTSEDVTGSGPYVLKKYEPEKIAELRPNGDYQGAIKDTGKPVTVRYFADSEALRDAWKKKDVDVAARQLPAAYVRSLSATDPAMKVMENPGATTGNLVFNVREGSALKNPAVRRAIAATVDRGEIIRKAHSRTVDPLYSLIPKGVTGHNTAFYDSYPKPSAEEARRLLQAAGISTPVSFRMAYAPGSAAKAEGEEIKAQLERTGLFKVSFKQYKWDEFQRGFNKGDYDAYGIIWYPDFLDADTFVSPLVGEQSTLHNGYRSDRVRSLIRDTQKTPQRERVVWDFREIQRLIAHDVPILPLWQGKDIVVSEDGIAGTQFLSEGTGMWRLWELDRI